The proteins below are encoded in one region of Pseudonocardia sp. DSM 110487:
- a CDS encoding MFS transporter, translated as MSKVAAAEAGSRPDQLRRVALASAVGTTIEWYDYFIYSTAAALVFASQFFPTFDPASGTLASFATLGVGFLARPVGGILWGHFGDRVGRKAMLIASLLLMGIATVGVGLLPTYEQIGLLAPVLLVVLRLLQGLSAGGEWGGAALMAVEHAPEGQRGKYGSYSQIGVPAGLILAQLVFVAVGALDDEQFASWGWRLPFLFSIVLVGVGLFIRLRIEESPVFAALRAENVRARVPMIDVLRERPRELLVASVSFIANTAIGYVFLAYLLSYGTSVLKVDRNTMLLVVIIGSVSWLVSIMVSAIWSDRVGRKPVYLVGSVLLVVWPVPFFLLIDTRSAALMIISVIVLTIGLGASYGPQSALFAEMFDARYRYSGASFSYAIGAVLGGGFAPLIATYLQSSTGTSLSVSAYMVGVAVISLLAVIGIRETRRV; from the coding sequence ATGTCGAAGGTTGCTGCCGCGGAGGCCGGGTCACGCCCGGACCAGCTGCGTAGGGTCGCGCTCGCGAGCGCGGTCGGCACCACGATCGAGTGGTACGACTACTTCATCTACTCCACCGCAGCCGCGCTGGTGTTCGCCTCGCAGTTCTTCCCGACGTTCGACCCCGCGTCGGGGACGCTGGCATCGTTCGCGACGCTCGGCGTGGGGTTCCTCGCGCGGCCGGTCGGCGGCATCCTCTGGGGCCACTTCGGCGACCGGGTCGGCCGCAAGGCGATGCTCATCGCGTCGCTGCTGCTGATGGGCATCGCGACGGTCGGGGTCGGCCTGCTCCCCACCTACGAGCAGATCGGCCTGCTCGCGCCGGTGCTGCTGGTCGTGCTGCGACTGCTGCAGGGCCTGTCCGCGGGCGGGGAGTGGGGCGGCGCCGCGCTCATGGCCGTCGAGCACGCGCCCGAGGGACAACGGGGCAAGTACGGCTCGTACTCCCAGATCGGGGTGCCGGCCGGGCTGATCCTCGCGCAGCTGGTGTTCGTCGCCGTCGGCGCGCTCGACGACGAGCAGTTCGCGAGCTGGGGCTGGCGGCTGCCGTTCCTGTTCAGCATCGTGCTCGTCGGCGTCGGCCTGTTCATCCGCCTGCGGATCGAGGAGAGCCCGGTGTTCGCGGCGCTGCGCGCGGAGAACGTCCGCGCCCGGGTCCCGATGATCGACGTGTTGCGCGAGCGGCCCCGCGAGCTGCTGGTGGCGTCGGTCAGCTTCATCGCCAACACCGCGATCGGCTACGTCTTCCTCGCCTACCTGCTCTCCTACGGCACGTCGGTGCTGAAGGTCGACCGCAACACCATGCTGCTGGTCGTGATCATCGGCAGCGTGTCGTGGCTGGTCAGCATCATGGTGTCGGCGATCTGGTCGGACCGGGTCGGGCGCAAGCCGGTGTACCTCGTCGGTTCGGTGCTGCTGGTCGTGTGGCCGGTGCCGTTCTTCCTGCTGATCGACACGAGGTCGGCGGCGTTGATGATCATCTCGGTGATCGTCCTGACGATCGGGCTGGGCGCCTCGTACGGCCCGCAGTCGGCGCTCTTCGCCGAGATGTTCGACGCGCGGTACCGCTACAGCGGTGCCTCGTTCTCCTACGCCATCGGCGCGGTGCTCGGCGGTGGGTTCGCGCCGCTGATCGCCACGTACCTGCAGAGCTCCACGGGCACGTCGCTGTCGGTCTCGGCCTACATGGTGGGGGTAGCCGTGATCAGCCTGCTGGCCGTCATCGGCATTCGGGAGACCCGACGGGTG
- a CDS encoding sensor histidine kinase: protein MRTGERPSWWAGFLPTVVLPVAVAVFTLVGTGFAQRYGTGLRLLDPVGGILLLAGPAALVVRRWNPPVVFAGVAGVLLIYLAAGYPFGPVPLASFVALGTTVGRGYRRAGYSVAAVTFACVLVVHVLRHPGLGFPFAGASVWLAWIAAFVAAAELWRARRERREQARAAAAEADRRRGSEERLRIARDLHDVLGHHISLINVQAGVALYLMDDDPEQARSALTAIKQSSRDLLREMRSTLGVLRGVDEEPPHQPVAGLARLDELVEATRAAGLPVSVEIGGEPRELPPSVDTAAYRIIQEALTNTRKHAGPAQASVLLTYTEDGITMQIDDDGSGPAGRSDGGDGLPGMRERAAALGGTLTAGPRPGGGFRVDAHLLTTGGGGH from the coding sequence ATGCGAACCGGCGAGCGTCCGAGCTGGTGGGCGGGGTTCCTGCCCACCGTGGTGCTGCCGGTCGCCGTCGCCGTGTTCACGCTGGTCGGCACCGGGTTCGCGCAGCGGTACGGCACCGGGCTCCGCCTGCTCGACCCGGTGGGCGGGATCCTGCTGCTCGCCGGGCCCGCGGCACTGGTCGTGCGCCGGTGGAACCCGCCGGTGGTGTTCGCCGGTGTCGCCGGAGTCCTCCTGATATACCTCGCGGCCGGCTACCCGTTCGGGCCCGTGCCGCTCGCCTCGTTCGTCGCGCTCGGCACCACCGTCGGCCGCGGCTACCGACGAGCGGGTTACTCGGTCGCCGCCGTCACCTTCGCCTGCGTACTGGTGGTGCACGTGCTGCGCCACCCCGGCCTCGGGTTCCCGTTCGCCGGCGCGTCGGTGTGGCTCGCGTGGATCGCCGCGTTCGTCGCGGCCGCGGAGCTGTGGCGGGCCCGCCGGGAGCGGCGCGAGCAGGCGCGAGCCGCGGCCGCGGAAGCGGATCGACGCCGCGGCAGCGAGGAGCGGCTGCGCATCGCGCGCGACCTGCACGACGTGCTCGGCCACCACATCTCGCTCATCAACGTGCAGGCAGGCGTGGCCCTCTACCTGATGGACGACGACCCGGAGCAAGCCCGCTCGGCGCTCACCGCGATCAAGCAGTCCAGCCGTGACCTGCTGCGCGAGATGCGCTCGACGCTCGGTGTGCTGCGCGGCGTCGACGAGGAGCCGCCGCACCAGCCGGTGGCAGGCCTCGCCAGGCTGGACGAGCTCGTTGAGGCCACGCGCGCGGCCGGGCTGCCGGTGTCCGTCGAGATCGGCGGCGAGCCGCGGGAGCTGCCACCGAGCGTCGACACGGCGGCGTACCGGATCATCCAGGAGGCGCTGACCAACACCCGCAAGCACGCGGGGCCCGCGCAGGCGTCGGTGCTGCTCACGTACACCGAGGACGGGATCACGATGCAGATCGACGACGACGGCTCTGGCCCTGCGGGAAGATCCGACGGCGGCGACGGGCTCCCGGGAATGCGCGAGCGCGCCGCCGCCCTCGGTGGCACGCTCACGGCGGGCCCGCGCCCTGGCGGCGGGTTCCGGGTGGACGCGCACCTGCTCACGACGGGAGGCGGGGGACACTGA
- a CDS encoding trans-aconitate 2-methyltransferase: MIVTMGARDLEQLLAEQVSYYRAVAPEYEEHALPFDDGGELAAALDAFRPTGSVLELACGPGVWTRQLLRHATEVTAVDASPEMVGIASARFGGEPVRFVEANIFDWQPDRRYDVVFFGFWLSHVPLERFASFWSLVAGCLKPGGRVFFVDDAYRTPDELVEGESSSTILRRLHDGSAHRAVKVPHRADELEERLARVGWRVQVRPTTTGPFYWGAGSPVS, encoded by the coding sequence ATGATCGTGACCATGGGCGCGCGCGACCTCGAACAACTCCTCGCCGAACAGGTCAGCTACTACCGCGCTGTCGCGCCGGAGTACGAGGAGCACGCCTTGCCGTTCGACGACGGCGGCGAGCTGGCCGCGGCGCTCGACGCGTTCCGGCCCACCGGCAGCGTGCTCGAGCTCGCCTGTGGTCCGGGCGTATGGACCAGGCAGCTCCTCCGCCACGCCACGGAGGTCACGGCCGTGGACGCGTCGCCCGAGATGGTCGGGATCGCCTCGGCCCGTTTCGGCGGCGAACCCGTGCGGTTCGTCGAGGCGAACATCTTCGACTGGCAGCCTGATCGCCGCTACGACGTGGTCTTCTTCGGCTTCTGGCTCTCGCACGTGCCCCTGGAGCGGTTCGCGTCGTTCTGGTCGCTCGTCGCGGGCTGTCTGAAGCCCGGTGGCCGGGTGTTCTTCGTCGACGACGCGTATCGCACGCCCGACGAGCTCGTCGAAGGCGAGTCGTCCTCGACGATCCTCCGGCGCTTGCACGACGGGTCTGCTCACCGAGCCGTCAAAGTGCCCCACCGGGCCGACGAGCTCGAGGAGCGGCTGGCTCGAGTCGGATGGCGGGTGCAGGTCCGGCCGACGACGACCGGACCGTTCTACTGGGGAGCAGGCAGCCCCGTCTCCTAG
- a CDS encoding response regulator transcription factor: MIGVLLVDDQALVRAGFRALLQAQPDIEVVGEADDGAAAVTMARDTKPDVVLMDIRMPGRNGLDATKDIVADPRLSGVRVIVLTTFAEDAYVFDAIRNGASGFLVKDIEPVELVHAIRVVHGGDALLSPVVTRRLIEEFAARAKPPQPAKQITALLGQLTDREREVVALVAAGLSNDEIAERLVVSPATAKTHVSRAMIKLAARDRAQVVVLAYESGLVRPGWTG; encoded by the coding sequence ATGATCGGCGTGCTGCTGGTGGACGACCAGGCGCTGGTGCGCGCCGGGTTCCGGGCGCTGCTGCAGGCCCAGCCGGACATCGAGGTGGTCGGTGAGGCCGACGACGGCGCCGCCGCCGTCACGATGGCTCGCGACACGAAGCCGGACGTCGTGCTGATGGACATCCGCATGCCGGGCCGCAACGGCCTCGACGCCACCAAGGACATCGTGGCCGACCCTCGACTGTCCGGGGTGAGGGTCATCGTCCTCACGACGTTCGCCGAGGACGCGTACGTCTTCGACGCCATCCGCAACGGCGCGAGCGGCTTCCTGGTGAAGGACATCGAGCCGGTGGAGCTCGTGCACGCGATCCGCGTGGTGCACGGTGGCGACGCCCTGCTCTCCCCCGTCGTCACGCGGCGGCTCATCGAGGAGTTCGCGGCGCGGGCCAAACCGCCGCAGCCCGCCAAACAGATCACCGCGCTGCTCGGCCAGCTCACCGACCGCGAACGCGAGGTTGTGGCGCTCGTGGCGGCGGGACTGTCCAACGACGAGATCGCCGAACGGCTCGTGGTGAGCCCGGCGACGGCGAAGACGCACGTCAGCCGGGCCATGATCAAGCTGGCCGCGCGCGACCGCGCGCAGGTGGTGGTGCTCGCGTACGAGAGCGGTCTCGTGCGGCCGGGCTGGACCGGCTAG